The nucleotide window CCGTATCCCAGGCACGAGCCTAAAGTCGATGCACATCAGAGGATTCGGGCTTGCCGGAGTGAACCTCATCTCTTCTATCTTAACCATGCGTGCACGCCTCGACCTTTCTTTCTACACAAAAATTACCCTGATCAGCCTCGGCTTTTTCCTCTTCACCGCTTGCCCTCCGCAAACAGATCCGACTCCGGCCGATACCCTGATGGGAGACAAATCATCACCGACGCGTCCAGATTTCTCGCCCGGGGACTCAACCGGCTTGGGCCCGGACGGTCGCCCAATTAATTTTGGCGCCGATGGTCAGCCTCTTGATTACGGCAATGGCAGTGATGCCTCGCTGGTAGGGCGCGGAGACTCGGGCGACTTGGTCGATCCCGATGGCGGGAGACGCGGCATCCTCCCTTCTGTCTATTTTGACTACGACCAATCCTTTATTCGGGAAGACCAGCGCTCAGCCCTCACCGAAACAATTGCTTATCTCCAGGGCAATTCAGGTATCACGGTCCTTATCGAAGGACACTGTGACTTCAAAGGCACTACAGAATACAACCTCGCACTCGGTGACCGCCGAGCTTCCAGCGTGCGCAACTTCCTCATCGACTCCGGCATCCCCAGTGACAACGTTTCGATCGTCTCCAAGGGAGATTTAGATGCGACAGAAGGCGCCGACGATTCACAGCGTGCCCTCGACAGACGAGCGGATATAGTGCTCTACGAATAACTTACAATCTCTGCGGTAGCCGCCCAACGATATCTCCCCCCGAGTCGCTTGTTTCACAGTGTCAATCTGGACTCCTACAGTTGACATCGTACCAGCGCACTTGTCGTGGCCTTTTCATTATAGCATCTGAATGAGCGCAGAGCGCTCAAGGCAACAGATTTATACTATGTCGTAATCGATGGGGCCTAATTGAAACAGCGGGGACATGTCCCCAACTGCCTTTTTGTAATCGCCCTGCTCTGTCGGCGCGCAGGCCGTTGCTTCGATCCACACC belongs to Opitutales bacterium and includes:
- a CDS encoding OmpA family protein, with the protein product MSATIRAIIHSTQPIATDFHSKEIRIPGTSLKSMHIRGFGLAGVNLISSILTMRARLDLSFYTKITLISLGFFLFTACPPQTDPTPADTLMGDKSSPTRPDFSPGDSTGLGPDGRPINFGADGQPLDYGNGSDASLVGRGDSGDLVDPDGGRRGILPSVYFDYDQSFIREDQRSALTETIAYLQGNSGITVLIEGHCDFKGTTEYNLALGDRRASSVRNFLIDSGIPSDNVSIVSKGDLDATEGADDSQRALDRRADIVLYE